A genomic window from Arthrobacter globiformis includes:
- a CDS encoding VOC family protein, with product MTAADSSQDLLPADLTMGTVMLKVGDMKLMTDYYQRALGLNVVAEQDGGLYLGRLTTPLVHLAPAPGLNIPGRGEAGLFHTALLFEDQSSLAATIASAAQYEPQSFVGSADHLVSEAFYFTDPEGNGIELYWDRPREAWSWDGKNVVMDSLALPPQKYLQDHLTQESVEGQRGTDAGVGHVHLQVGDVQSAHDFYVGTLGFEKTAGWHGQALFVSAGGYHHHMAMNVWNSRGAGPRRDTLGLGEVLIEVPSGDDVGALADRLKVAGVESHHTGSELRFEDPWRNRLRVAVR from the coding sequence ATGACAGCAGCAGACAGCAGCCAGGACTTGCTTCCTGCCGACCTCACCATGGGCACCGTCATGCTCAAGGTGGGCGACATGAAGCTCATGACCGATTACTACCAGCGCGCCCTCGGCCTCAACGTCGTCGCCGAGCAGGATGGCGGCCTCTATCTCGGCCGCCTGACGACGCCGCTGGTGCACCTTGCTCCCGCTCCGGGCCTGAACATTCCCGGCCGCGGCGAGGCCGGCCTCTTCCACACGGCGCTCCTGTTCGAAGACCAGTCCTCGCTGGCCGCCACCATTGCCAGCGCCGCCCAGTATGAGCCGCAGTCCTTCGTGGGCAGCGCCGACCACCTGGTGAGCGAGGCGTTTTATTTCACCGATCCGGAAGGCAACGGGATCGAACTCTACTGGGACCGCCCGCGTGAGGCCTGGTCCTGGGACGGCAAGAACGTGGTCATGGACAGCCTGGCGCTGCCGCCGCAGAAGTACCTCCAGGACCACCTCACGCAGGAGTCCGTGGAGGGCCAGCGCGGCACCGACGCGGGGGTGGGACACGTCCACCTGCAGGTGGGCGACGTCCAGTCCGCCCATGACTTTTACGTCGGCACGCTGGGATTCGAAAAGACAGCTGGCTGGCACGGCCAGGCCCTCTTCGTGTCCGCCGGCGGCTACCATCACCACATGGCCATGAACGTCTGGAACAGCCGCGGGGCAGGCCCGCGCCGGGACACCCTGGGCCTTGGCGAGGTCCTCATCGAGGTCCCCTCGGGGGACGACGTCGGCGCCCTTGCCGACCGCCTCAAAGTCGCCGGAGTCGAATCGCACCACACCGGCTCCGAGCTCCGGTTCGAGGACCCGTGGCGCAACCGCCTCCGCGTGGCCGTGCGCTAA